The following are from one region of the Ignavibacteriales bacterium genome:
- a CDS encoding adenosylhomocysteinase translates to MDEKKGHYKVKDLSLAKAGKLRIEWAESRMPVLMALQEKYRKIKPLKGYRIAGCLHVTKETAVLVKTFIAAGAQVSWSGCNPLSTQDDVAAALAADGVSIYAWHGMNVEEFYWCIEESLRFKPNLTLDDGADLIFTVHNKHTELIPTVIGGTEETTTGVHRLRAMADDGALKYPVIAVNDAETKWDFDNVYGTGQSTLDGILRATSVLIAGKNFVVAGFGHCGRGVATRAKGLGANVIITEVSPTTALKATLEGFRVMKMDEAAKVGDIFVTATGVKDVIVERHFKSMKDGAIVCNTGHYDCEVNIVDLNKLKKSVREVRSDNEEYLMKDGRRIYLLAQGRLVNLAAAEGHPSEVMDMSFANQFMSQLRLAELHKKGKRLENKVYDIPKSQDQEIATVKLLTMGLKIDKLTPEQEKYMNDYSSGT, encoded by the coding sequence ATGGACGAGAAAAAAGGACACTACAAAGTAAAAGACCTGTCGCTGGCAAAGGCAGGAAAACTCCGCATTGAATGGGCAGAATCACGTATGCCCGTTCTCATGGCGCTTCAGGAGAAATACCGGAAAATCAAACCGCTGAAGGGATACCGTATCGCGGGCTGTTTGCACGTGACAAAGGAGACAGCCGTGCTGGTGAAAACATTCATCGCAGCCGGCGCTCAGGTGAGCTGGAGCGGGTGCAATCCCCTTTCGACGCAGGATGATGTCGCCGCGGCTCTCGCCGCTGACGGAGTCTCGATCTATGCCTGGCACGGAATGAACGTCGAAGAGTTCTACTGGTGCATCGAGGAGTCTCTCCGCTTCAAGCCGAACCTGACGCTGGACGACGGCGCGGACCTGATCTTCACCGTCCACAACAAGCACACCGAGCTCATTCCGACCGTCATCGGCGGAACTGAGGAAACGACAACGGGCGTGCATCGCCTCCGGGCGATGGCGGATGACGGGGCGCTGAAGTATCCTGTCATCGCGGTGAACGATGCTGAGACGAAGTGGGATTTCGACAACGTCTACGGAACCGGTCAATCGACACTCGATGGTATCCTGCGGGCGACGAGCGTCCTGATCGCCGGCAAGAACTTCGTGGTCGCAGGATTCGGACACTGCGGACGGGGCGTTGCGACGCGGGCCAAGGGCCTCGGCGCGAACGTCATCATCACCGAAGTAAGCCCTACAACCGCACTGAAAGCGACGCTTGAGGGATTCCGTGTGATGAAAATGGACGAGGCGGCGAAAGTCGGAGACATCTTCGTCACGGCGACAGGCGTCAAAGACGTCATCGTCGAACGCCATTTCAAATCCATGAAGGATGGAGCGATCGTCTGCAACACAGGTCACTACGACTGCGAAGTGAACATCGTCGATCTGAACAAGCTGAAGAAGAGCGTGCGCGAAGTTCGTTCAGACAATGAAGAATACCTGATGAAAGACGGACGACGGATCTATCTGCTTGCGCAGGGACGCCTTGTCAACCTCGCGGCAGCGGAGGGACATCCGTCGGAGGTGATGGATATGTCGTTCGCCAACCAGTTCATGTCGCAGCTCCGCCTGGCGGAATTGCACAAGAAAGGAAAGCGCCTCGAGAACAAGGTCTATGACATCCCGAAGTCGCAGGACCAGGAAATTGCAACCGTGAAGCTCCTGACCATGGGCCTCAAGATCGACAAGCTGACCCCCGAACAGGAAAAATACATGAACGATTACTCATCGGGCACGTAG
- the metK gene encoding methionine adenosyltransferase — protein MNYLFTSESVSEGHPDKVCDQISDAVLDALLAQDKFSRVACESFVTTGLALVGGEITTHGYIDVQEIVRGVIRDIGYTKAEYRFDAESCSVLSAIHSQSPDIAMGVDTGGAGDQGMMFGYACSETPELMPMPIMYAQKLARRLADIRKKQNKLMPYLRPDGKTQVTVEYDGRRVKRIDTVVVSTQHDPGVSQKRIREDVIEHVVKHIIPERLLDNKTRYFVNPTGRFEVGGPHGDTGLTGRKIIVDTYGGRAPHGGGAFSGKDPTKVDRSGAYAARHLAKNIVAAGFASECQIQVAYAIGVREPISINVQTFGTGIIADHEIARIIGKEVDMTPRGIIKRLNLLRPIYQKTAAYGHFGRTEKEFTWEKLDLVKTLLSAVK, from the coding sequence ATGAACTATCTGTTTACATCGGAGTCTGTATCCGAGGGGCACCCGGATAAGGTGTGCGATCAGATTTCCGACGCTGTACTCGATGCCCTTCTCGCCCAGGACAAGTTCTCCCGCGTAGCCTGCGAATCGTTCGTCACAACGGGCCTCGCCCTCGTCGGCGGGGAAATCACAACGCACGGTTACATCGATGTGCAGGAAATTGTCCGGGGAGTGATCCGTGACATCGGCTACACGAAAGCCGAGTATCGGTTCGACGCGGAATCTTGCTCCGTACTCTCTGCCATTCACTCGCAGTCACCCGATATCGCGATGGGCGTCGACACGGGGGGAGCAGGTGATCAGGGAATGATGTTCGGATACGCCTGCAGCGAGACTCCCGAGCTCATGCCCATGCCGATCATGTACGCTCAGAAGCTCGCCCGCCGCCTCGCAGATATCCGCAAAAAACAGAACAAGCTTATGCCGTACCTCCGGCCTGATGGCAAGACTCAGGTGACGGTTGAATACGATGGACGCCGCGTGAAGCGCATCGACACCGTCGTGGTCTCGACACAGCACGATCCCGGCGTAAGTCAGAAACGAATCCGGGAAGACGTGATCGAACACGTGGTGAAGCACATTATCCCCGAACGCCTGCTTGACAACAAGACGCGATACTTCGTCAATCCGACCGGCCGGTTCGAAGTTGGCGGACCTCATGGCGACACAGGTCTCACGGGAAGGAAGATTATCGTCGATACCTACGGCGGACGCGCTCCGCATGGCGGCGGCGCGTTCTCCGGCAAGGATCCCACAAAAGTCGACCGGAGCGGCGCATACGCTGCCCGCCATCTGGCGAAGAACATCGTCGCTGCAGGATTCGCGAGCGAATGCCAGATCCAGGTCGCGTACGCCATCGGGGTGCGGGAACCGATATCGATCAACGTGCAGACGTTCGGAACCGGAATCATCGCGGATCACGAGATTGCGAGGATCATCGGCAAGGAAGTCGACATGACCCCCCGGGGAATCATCAAGCGCCTCAACCTTCTTCGTCCCATCTATCAGAAGACAGCGGCGTATGGACACTTCGGAAGGACCGAGAAGGAATTCACGTGGGAGAAACTCGACCTGGTCAAGACTCTTCTGAGCGCCGTCAAGTAG
- a CDS encoding sugar phosphate nucleotidyltransferase, with the protein MRAIIPVAGVGSRLRPHTYTVPKVLLNVGGKPIVGHILDRLIENGFDEATIIVGYLGEKIKEYVVKNYPIRVDFVEQEERLGLGHAIYLARHTISRDPILIILGDTIFDVDLKALMQGDSSVLGVKEVDDPRRFGVAETEGGFITKLVEKPDQPKSRLALVGIYFIRQPHILVDCLRDEIKGNIRTRGEFQLTDALQMMIERGERMKTFGIEGWYDCGKPETLLETNRHLLDTQPTATGRPDVVIQPPVFISGKATIRNSVLGPYATIADDAVVENAIIRNSIVSEGASVTNTLLEDSIVGNNSIVRGTYKRVNIGDSSELEFD; encoded by the coding sequence ATGCGAGCGATCATCCCCGTAGCGGGCGTTGGCAGCCGATTACGACCCCACACATACACTGTTCCCAAAGTACTTCTGAACGTCGGGGGCAAACCCATCGTTGGCCACATTCTCGACCGATTGATCGAAAATGGGTTTGATGAGGCAACAATTATTGTGGGATACCTCGGCGAGAAGATCAAAGAGTATGTGGTGAAAAACTATCCGATCAGGGTCGATTTTGTCGAGCAGGAAGAACGGTTGGGACTGGGCCATGCGATCTACCTCGCCCGGCATACAATTTCCAGAGATCCGATCTTGATTATCCTGGGAGATACGATTTTCGACGTCGATCTGAAGGCGTTGATGCAAGGCGATTCTTCCGTCCTTGGAGTAAAAGAAGTCGACGATCCGAGGCGATTCGGCGTTGCGGAAACCGAAGGGGGTTTCATCACAAAGCTGGTGGAAAAACCCGACCAGCCGAAAAGCCGACTCGCACTTGTTGGGATATATTTCATCCGGCAACCGCACATCCTGGTGGACTGCCTGCGTGATGAGATCAAAGGGAACATCAGAACGCGGGGTGAGTTCCAGCTGACGGATGCTCTGCAGATGATGATCGAGCGCGGCGAGCGCATGAAAACCTTCGGCATCGAAGGATGGTACGATTGCGGGAAACCCGAGACGCTGCTTGAAACGAACCGGCACCTGCTGGACACACAGCCCACGGCAACCGGCAGACCGGACGTGGTTATTCAGCCGCCGGTATTCATCTCGGGCAAAGCGACGATTAGAAATTCGGTGCTTGGCCCGTATGCCACGATCGCAGACGACGCCGTCGTCGAGAATGCGATCATCCGGAACTCGATCGTGAGCGAAGGAGCCAGCGTCACGAACACGCTCCTGGAAGATTCGATCGTCGGGAACAACTCCATCGTGCGAGGCACGTACAAACGGGTCAACATCGGGGATTCCTCTGAACTTGAATTTGACTAG
- the fni gene encoding type 2 isopentenyl-diphosphate Delta-isomerase produces MKPLRISSRKQEHVELTIGRDVSFQTKTPGFERWEFQHNALPELDFSEVDPSTKFLGKPLSLPLLISSMTGGYGDATRINRQLAEVCAEKQLAMGVGSQRQAIHDTQFHRSFSVVREVAPDIPVFGNIGGAEVAKLKDASAVLRLADLIRADAFAVHLNPLQEFLQPEGNPEFRGVLKGIAMLVRDLPIPVIVKEIGAGISLSVAKRLLDAGVSIIDIAGAGGTSWAGVEIIRRAQKKGKRSKTSGEGGPLARSFWDWGIPTVDCLRQVCSLKVQSPSLTVIASGGVTSGLDIAKSIAFGADLAGAARLMLKELETGGTKALLEKIAGWEMELKGAMFLTGSRSIADLRAKQLVLKA; encoded by the coding sequence ATGAAACCCCTTCGCATATCCTCACGCAAGCAAGAACATGTAGAGCTGACAATCGGTCGGGACGTCTCCTTCCAGACGAAGACGCCCGGCTTCGAGCGTTGGGAGTTTCAACACAATGCTCTCCCGGAGCTTGATTTCTCCGAAGTCGATCCGTCAACGAAGTTTCTTGGGAAGCCGCTGTCGCTGCCGCTCCTGATCTCCAGCATGACAGGCGGGTACGGGGACGCGACCCGCATCAACCGACAGCTGGCCGAAGTGTGTGCCGAGAAACAACTTGCGATGGGGGTTGGAAGTCAGCGGCAGGCCATTCACGATACACAATTCCACCGCTCGTTCAGTGTTGTGAGGGAAGTCGCTCCTGACATCCCGGTTTTTGGCAACATCGGAGGAGCAGAGGTGGCAAAGCTCAAGGACGCATCCGCGGTGCTGCGTCTCGCCGATCTGATCAGAGCGGACGCGTTCGCGGTTCACCTGAATCCACTCCAGGAGTTCTTGCAGCCGGAAGGGAATCCAGAATTCCGTGGAGTACTCAAAGGTATTGCGATGCTTGTCCGTGATCTTCCGATTCCAGTCATCGTGAAGGAAATCGGGGCTGGTATCTCACTCTCCGTCGCGAAGAGGCTCCTCGATGCCGGTGTCTCAATCATTGATATCGCCGGAGCCGGTGGGACAAGCTGGGCGGGCGTTGAGATCATCCGCCGCGCGCAAAAGAAGGGGAAGCGATCGAAGACGAGTGGAGAGGGCGGGCCATTGGCTCGTTCGTTCTGGGATTGGGGAATCCCGACGGTTGATTGTCTTCGCCAGGTTTGCAGTCTGAAGGTTCAGTCGCCATCGCTGACAGTGATTGCGTCAGGAGGAGTGACAAGCGGCCTCGATATCGCCAAGTCCATTGCGTTTGGCGCGGACCTGGCGGGAGCGGCACGGCTGATGCTCAAGGAACTTGAAACCGGCGGAACGAAGGCGCTTCTTGAAAAAATAGCCGGCTGGGAAATGGAACTTAAAGGAGCGATGTTTTTGACAGGATCGCGTTCCATCGCGGATCTCCGGGCGAAACAATTGGTGCTCAAGGCATGA
- a CDS encoding polyprenyl synthetase family protein: protein MNSPEKKSTTHARLYDRYKKLVEKTLSGIIKDRLPRSIYEPSEYVLEAGGKRIRPVLMLLSCEAVGGDPRKALLAGAAIEILHNFTLVHDDIMDNASSRRGRKTVHTKWDTNVAILVGDELLALAYRALLQTKSPHIQEIAKIFTEGVVEVCEGQAYDKEFERRQSVTVDEYLLMIEKKTARMVAVSAEIGGLVGNGARASIRALRRYGEHVGRAFQIQDDLLDIIADEKELGKPVGGDLIEGKKTFLLLEALRTARGRDKELLNDIVKNKGGKADLIPEYRRIYHESGAIAVARTRIDQDITKAKRELHRLPSSRARLMLEWFAEMLLNRTY from the coding sequence ATGAATTCACCGGAAAAGAAATCAACGACGCACGCGCGGCTGTACGATCGATACAAGAAGCTCGTGGAGAAGACGCTGAGCGGCATCATCAAAGACCGCCTGCCGCGGTCGATCTATGAGCCTTCGGAATATGTGCTGGAAGCCGGCGGAAAAAGAATCCGCCCCGTGTTGATGCTCCTCTCTTGCGAAGCAGTCGGCGGCGATCCAAGGAAGGCGCTGCTGGCCGGAGCAGCGATCGAGATCCTTCACAACTTTACGCTTGTCCACGACGACATTATGGATAACGCCTCGTCGCGGCGCGGACGGAAAACCGTCCATACCAAGTGGGACACAAACGTAGCGATCCTTGTGGGCGATGAACTCCTTGCGCTGGCATATCGTGCGCTGCTGCAAACGAAGTCGCCCCATATTCAGGAAATCGCGAAAATCTTCACAGAAGGGGTGGTAGAGGTGTGTGAGGGTCAGGCGTACGACAAGGAATTTGAGAGGCGACAGAGTGTTACCGTGGACGAGTATCTGTTGATGATCGAAAAGAAGACCGCTAGAATGGTTGCCGTGTCTGCGGAAATCGGAGGCCTTGTCGGAAACGGCGCTCGCGCCTCCATCCGGGCTCTCCGGCGCTATGGCGAACATGTCGGACGAGCGTTTCAGATCCAGGACGATCTGCTGGATATCATCGCCGATGAAAAAGAACTCGGCAAACCCGTCGGCGGCGATCTGATCGAAGGCAAGAAGACGTTCCTTCTCCTGGAGGCTCTCCGTACGGCGCGGGGTCGGGACAAGGAACTGCTGAACGATATCGTCAAGAACAAGGGTGGAAAGGCCGACCTCATTCCGGAATACCGCCGCATCTATCACGAATCCGGGGCGATCGCAGTTGCCCGAACACGGATCGATCAGGATATCACAAAAGCGAAGCGGGAGCTTCACCGGCTTCCTTCCAGCCGCGCGCGATTGATGCTCGAGTGGTTCGCGGAAATGCTTCTTAACCGGACATACTGA
- a CDS encoding HPr family phosphocarrier protein, translating into MVQAEVTIRNRAGLHTRPAATLVKLAAKYKAEFFIEKDGIEINGKSIIGVMTLAAEQGSKMLLRFSGEQEEEACHALVDLFERGFDEK; encoded by the coding sequence ATGGTTCAAGCCGAAGTGACGATCAGGAACAGAGCGGGACTGCACACGCGGCCGGCGGCCACGCTTGTGAAACTGGCTGCAAAGTACAAGGCCGAATTCTTCATCGAGAAAGATGGGATCGAAATAAACGGAAAGAGCATCATCGGAGTGATGACGCTCGCAGCCGAACAAGGATCGAAGATGCTTCTTCGGTTTTCGGGAGAGCAGGAAGAAGAAGCGTGCCATGCGCTGGTGGATTTGTTCGAACGCGGCTTTGACGAAAAATAA
- the ptsP gene encoding phosphoenolpyruvate--protein phosphotransferase, giving the protein MKTENPHTEETVFKGVPASPGIAIGPVFVYHKHTPVIEERSILPEEVERELARLEQAVARSHKELRKILEFAEKKLGEDKVRIFEAQLMFLEDAILFDAIYARIRGELKNPEYIVHSEIEKYHRIMLASKDEYTHERANDVEDVRNRILRNLQEQRVISRLEGSSVIVSQNLTAPDTVILSRNEVLAYATDFGGITSHTALLSRALKIPAVVGLKTISHQAHDAERIVLDGYSGEVVLNPTEETIKRFEAKRERYREFEARLAGLRDLPAETLDHHRVELSVNVEFEQELEFIKLQGADGIGLYRSEYLIVGKEVFPTEEEQYNQYKLLAETMYPKRVIIRTFDIGGDKLMAESVKESNPFLGWRGIRVMLDKPDLFLEQLRAILRASTRKNVAVMFPMVSNLKEVRRAKKLLDEAKHQLRKEGISYDSRIKVGVMIEVPSAAVIAEDIAEEVDFLSIGTNDLIQYLLAVDRGNDVVSGLYQEFNPAVVRFLRRIIDRGKKKGVWVGMCGEMAGDPLATILLLGLGLDEFSVVPNMLPEIKKIIRSVKYSDAQKIAKQVLMLKTEDEIKDLLKSIMQKKLADIPID; this is encoded by the coding sequence GTGAAAACAGAAAACCCCCATACTGAAGAGACCGTCTTCAAAGGTGTCCCCGCCTCGCCGGGGATAGCCATCGGTCCGGTGTTTGTCTATCACAAACACACCCCGGTGATCGAGGAGCGTTCCATTCTGCCTGAAGAGGTGGAGCGCGAGCTCGCACGCCTGGAACAGGCCGTCGCCCGCTCTCACAAGGAACTGCGGAAGATCCTCGAATTCGCGGAGAAGAAACTGGGTGAAGACAAAGTCAGAATCTTCGAAGCGCAGCTGATGTTCCTCGAAGATGCCATCCTGTTCGATGCCATCTATGCGCGTATCCGGGGCGAGCTCAAGAACCCCGAATACATTGTTCACAGCGAAATTGAGAAGTATCACAGGATCATGCTCGCCTCCAAGGACGAATACACGCACGAACGTGCGAACGACGTGGAGGACGTCCGCAACAGGATCCTGCGGAATCTCCAGGAGCAGCGTGTGATATCCCGCTTGGAGGGGTCGTCGGTCATCGTATCACAGAATCTCACGGCTCCCGACACGGTGATCCTGAGCCGCAACGAAGTTCTCGCGTATGCGACGGATTTCGGGGGAATCACCTCGCACACGGCGCTGTTGTCCCGTGCGTTGAAGATCCCGGCGGTCGTCGGACTCAAGACAATTTCGCATCAGGCGCATGACGCCGAGCGAATCGTCCTCGATGGATACAGCGGTGAAGTTGTCCTCAACCCGACGGAAGAGACCATCAAGCGATTCGAAGCGAAGCGTGAGCGCTATCGCGAATTCGAGGCCCGCCTTGCCGGACTCCGCGATCTGCCGGCCGAAACACTCGATCACCATCGGGTCGAGTTGTCTGTCAACGTGGAATTCGAACAGGAACTGGAATTCATCAAACTCCAGGGAGCTGACGGCATCGGGCTTTACCGATCCGAGTACTTGATCGTGGGAAAAGAAGTCTTCCCCACGGAAGAAGAACAGTACAACCAGTACAAGCTTCTTGCGGAAACGATGTATCCGAAGCGGGTCATCATCCGTACGTTCGACATCGGCGGAGACAAGCTGATGGCCGAGTCGGTGAAGGAGAGTAATCCCTTCCTGGGGTGGCGCGGTATCAGGGTGATGCTCGACAAGCCCGATCTTTTCCTTGAACAGCTCCGCGCGATACTCCGTGCAAGCACGAGAAAAAACGTCGCCGTGATGTTTCCGATGGTCTCGAACCTTAAGGAGGTCCGGCGCGCCAAAAAGCTTCTCGATGAAGCAAAGCACCAGCTTCGGAAGGAAGGCATTTCGTACGACTCGCGCATCAAAGTTGGCGTCATGATCGAAGTCCCGTCTGCTGCCGTCATCGCGGAAGATATCGCGGAAGAAGTGGACTTTCTCTCCATCGGTACGAACGATCTCATCCAGTATCTTCTCGCCGTCGATCGGGGCAACGATGTCGTGTCGGGTCTCTATCAGGAGTTCAATCCGGCAGTTGTCCGTTTTCTCCGGCGCATCATCGACCGGGGGAAGAAGAAGGGGGTCTGGGTTGGTATGTGCGGGGAAATGGCGGGTGACCCGCTTGCCACGATTCTGTTGTTGGGCCTCGGGCTGGACGAATTCAGCGTCGTGCCGAACATGCTGCCCGAAATCAAGAAAATTATCCGCTCTGTAAAATACTCCGATGCCCAAAAAATCGCAAAGCAGGTGCTGATGCTCAAGACCGAGGACGAAATCAAGGATCTTCTGAAATCAATCATGCAGAAGAAACTCGCCGACATCCCGATCGACTGA
- a CDS encoding bifunctional phosphoglucose/phosphomannose isomerase yields the protein MKLTLDDVKRVDPTAMYSWIRDFPLQAEDAVRIAQKARLTIRPKGITSIVLAGMGGSAIGGDLVRSYLSAELKIPFAVSRSYTLPAYVGRSTLVVVSSYSGNTEETLSCYREAIRRRAHVLCITTGGVVERLARKYKHSVIKVPPGLQPRAALGYSFFPLLVALAAMGFIRSQQRDIKEAISGLKFRSQIYRDPGSSGNLPLKVAQRLHGRLPIFYSASDHLDAVNVRWRGQISENAKQLAFGHVLPEMNHNEIVGWKVDRALMKNMTVVFLRDRGTHPRVQLREEITRKIIKAYASDVLVVSSEGRSLLARIISLVYVGDWVSYYLAILNKQNPTPVTVIEYLKNELGKA from the coding sequence TTGAAACTCACACTCGATGATGTCAAGCGGGTTGATCCAACCGCAATGTACAGCTGGATCCGCGATTTTCCTCTTCAGGCCGAAGACGCAGTCCGGATTGCCCAAAAAGCCCGGCTCACGATCAGGCCGAAGGGGATCACCTCGATCGTTCTTGCCGGCATGGGGGGCTCCGCCATCGGCGGCGATCTCGTCCGCTCCTACCTTTCGGCGGAACTCAAGATCCCCTTTGCGGTGAGTCGTTCCTACACTCTTCCGGCGTATGTCGGCCGGAGCACACTCGTCGTCGTCTCGAGCTATTCAGGCAATACCGAGGAAACGTTGTCGTGCTACCGCGAGGCGATCCGGCGCAGGGCACATGTGCTGTGCATTACCACCGGCGGTGTGGTGGAGCGTCTCGCCCGCAAATACAAGCACTCCGTCATCAAAGTCCCGCCTGGCCTCCAGCCCAGGGCGGCCCTCGGCTATTCCTTTTTCCCCCTTCTTGTCGCACTCGCCGCCATGGGGTTCATCAGATCGCAGCAACGCGATATCAAAGAGGCGATCAGCGGTTTGAAATTCCGGTCGCAAATCTATCGGGATCCCGGCAGTTCGGGAAATCTTCCATTGAAGGTGGCGCAACGCCTGCACGGGAGACTCCCAATTTTCTATTCTGCTTCCGATCATCTTGACGCCGTCAACGTCCGCTGGCGCGGTCAGATCAGTGAAAATGCCAAGCAGCTTGCGTTCGGCCATGTACTGCCCGAAATGAACCACAATGAAATCGTGGGGTGGAAGGTGGATCGGGCACTGATGAAGAACATGACTGTAGTATTTCTCCGTGATCGCGGCACACATCCCCGGGTTCAACTGCGGGAAGAGATTACCAGGAAGATCATCAAAGCGTATGCGTCAGATGTCCTGGTAGTATCGAGTGAAGGCAGGTCCCTGCTGGCAAGAATCATCTCGCTGGTCTACGTTGGTGATTGGGTGAGCTACTATCTGGCGATACTCAACAAGCAGAATCCCACGCCGGTGACGGTGATTGAGTATTTGAAGAACGAGTTGGGAAAAGCGTAG